The Candidatus Roseilinea sp. sequence TGCCAACCAGCCTCGCGCCCCAGGGCCTGATGAATGTTGAGCACCTCGGCGACCTGGTCGCCGATCTTGAACACCGGGTTCAGGCACGAAGTGGGCTGTTGGAAGATCATCGAGATGCGGTTGCCGCGAATCTTGGTCATTTCGCGCTCAGGCAGGTCGAGCAGGTTGACGCCGTCGAAAACAATCTTGCCCTCGACGATCTTGCCCGGCGGGCTGATCAGGCGCATGATCGAAAGCGACGTGACGCTCTTGCCACAGCCGGACTCTCCGACGATGCCCAGCGTTTCACCTCGCCGCACATAGAAATCCACGCCGTCCACGGCTTTCACCACGCCGTCTTCGGTGTAGAAATAGGTCTTTAAGCCCTGGATATCGAGCATCAGGTCGTTCAACTGACCGTTGCGCGCGCCGGTCGAAGCCGTGGCGGCGCCAATTGCAGCGTTCGCACTCATGCCGATTTACTCTCTCCTGGTGTTACGGTTTCAAGGGTTCGATGGGCTCGACGCGCTACTTGCAGCGCGCCAGATGTCCTCTACATCCACGCGAAACCCATCCAGCAGCGCCGACTCGGCAACGTCGCCGTGGCCATACGTGCCGTGGACGACATAGGTTTCGCCGGACAACTTAAGCACAGTGATGGTTTTTGATTGCGGATCTACGATCCAGTATTCCGGGATGCCGGCCTGCGCGTATTCGCGGCGTGTGTCGCGGAGGTCGGTTGCCCTGTTTTTGGGTGACACAACCTCGATGACCATATCCGGCTCCTCCCAATATTGCTCGTGAATGCGATGACGGTGTTCAGGCAGCATCAACATGATATCCGGCTCTCTCAGGGTGCTTGGCCCGAGTCGGATAGGCAGCGAAGCGAACAGCGCTTCTGCGCCGGGATAGTGCTGACCGATGAAGCTAATCAGCAGCCTGTAGAGAAAGGCTACGATGCGTTGATGGCTGGTCGTCGGCATCGGTAATCTTTCCAGCCGCCCTGCCGCTAATTCAAGCCGGGTATTGTCGGGCAAGGCAAAGTAATCTTCCTCGGTCCATTCTCCCTGCGCGGGAAAGAGGTAAGCAACCTCCCAAGCCGGTTCTTTGACCGTGTCGATCTCGTCGTTGAATCCGAGCGTCATCGTCACATCTTCAACCGCGGATCCAGCGCATCGCGCAGGCCGTCGCCGATGAAGTTGAACGCCAATGAGCACAGCACTACCGGGATGCCCGGAATAAGCGGCGCCCACGGGTGGGTCAACATGAATTGTGTCGCAAAGTTGAGCATGTTGCCCCAGGTGGGCGTGGGGTCGGTGATGCCCAGGCCGAGGAAGCTCAATGCCACCTCAGCCGTGAGGCCGTCGGCCAAGGCGAGCGTGTAAGCCACGATCAGCGGCGGGAAAGCGTTTGGCACCACGTGCCGGGCGATGATCCACAGGTTGCTTGCGCCCAACGAGCGGGCCGACTCGATGAAATCGCGCTCACGCACCGAGAGCACCATGCCACGCATCAAGCGCGCCGCGCCGGTCCAGCCAAACAGGGTGATGACGAAAATCACCACTAAGACGCTGCGCGATTCCTTCTGCGGGTCAATCAGCATGATCCCAGAGACGAGGTTCACCAGGAGGTCGGGAAACGGCAGCAATTTAGGATCCTGGTTCAGCACCGACGCCAAAATGAGCAAAATCGGGAAGGTGGGGATGGCCGACATGAACTCCAAGAGGCGCATGAGCAGGCCATCAATCGCGCCGCGATAGTAACCGGCGAGCGCACCAACAGCCATGCCGATCAAGGTGCTTAACGTGGCCACGATGAAGGCCACGCTGAGGGTGATGCGCGCTGCGTAGAGCAGGCGGGTGAACGTGTCGCGCCCAATGTGATCGGTGCCCAACAGGTGCAGCTTGTTGTCTCGGGTGTCTGCGCTGAACGGCGGCGAGAAACGCATGACCGGATTCACCGCGTCGCGCGGGAAGGGGGCAACCAGAGGGGTAAGCAACGAAGCAATGAACACGATGAAGACAAACGTCAGTGACACGATCGCCAGCCGATGACGGCGGAAACGCCGCAGCACGATCGTCCACTGACCTTCGGGCTTGGCCAGGGTGACCGGCGCTGCGGCTGCGGTTTCGACGCGGGCAGACGCTGTTGCCATGCGCTCACTCCTCCAAGCTGCTTGCGTTCACGATAGGCGAATGCGCGGATCAACAATGGTATAGAGCACGTCTGAGATTAAGTAGCCGATCAGCACCAAGAAGGTCGAGATCAAGATGAAGCCGATGGCCACGTTGTAATCGCCTGCCGTCAGCGCAGCAATGAACAGGCGCCCCATGCCCGGATAGTTGAACACGCTCTCGGTGATGATCGCCCCGCCGAACAGCGCCGGCAACACCCCGGCCAACAGCGTCACGAACGGGATGAGCGCGTTGCGCATGGCGTGCTTCACGATCACCACGCGCTCGATCAACCCTTTGGCGCGCGCCGTGCGCACGTAGTCCTGCCGCAGCACCTCCAGCATCGAAGAGCGGATGAAGCGGCTCCACTGCGCCAGATTGAAGATGGTAAGAATCATGACCGGCAGCACCAGGTGCCACAGCCGGTCGAGGAACGACCCAGCTTTGATCGTGCCGAAGAGCGGGAGGACCGTGTCGCGCGGCGATTCAGCCGTGCCCGCCGGCAAATAGGGTAGCCCCGCCTCCTTGAACAACACGGCGAAGATCAAGATGCCCAAAATGCCCATGAACAGCGTGGGCATGCCAGAGCCGATAAAAGCCAGCGTGGTGACGGCGTAATCAAAGCGTGAGTATTGCTTGACCGCAGAGAGGATGCCGATGGGAATCGCAATCATGATGGATAGAAAAGTCGAGAAGCCCATCAGCAAGAGCGTGTTCACAATGCGGCTCTCGAACAGGCGCATCACCGGCTGCTCGCGCAGAATTTGTGTGGACTTGCCAAAATCAAGCTGCAACACCCCGTTGCTGACCGGCCGGTCCGCCAGGTCGCGCAGAAAGACCGGCTTGGCGCAATTCACCTCCACCACGCGCCCATCCGGATAAACCAGCCGCGCCCGACCCTCCTTGAGGCATCCCACCTGCAGATCGGCAAAGAATTGTTGTCCGCCGATCTCGATCGGCCCGCGCGGATGACCGGTGAGCCAACGCAAAAAGCGGGGGATCAGGAAGATGTCCAGGTCGTAGCGCTTCATCGTGCGCTCGATCAGGTCAAGATCATTGCGCTGCGTCGTGCTCTGGCGCGCGGCAATCTCCTGCAACGGCCCGCCCGGCGCAATGCTCAGCAAAATAAACGACGCAAACGCGATGATGAACGCCATCACCACGATCACGAATAACCTTCGAACCAGATAGGTCGTCAAACGATGCTCCACCTCGCGCGTTGCCCATGCCACACAACGCACCACCCTGCGCAATGCGGAATGAACAACGCCAACGTTTTCAACCTGACCCTACTCAAGGCCATCAGAATTTTACAGAAAATGAGTAGCCCCACAACTGGGGGCTACTCAGATGCTCTTGCTCTCATCATTCCCCAGGGCCGGGGTTAGCGGGTGTTGAGGTTCATATCGGCGTGCTCCCAGGTCGGGCTGGCAATTGGCTCGGCGTTGATCTTGCCGGCTTGAGCCTCTTTGATCACCGTCTCCAACTCTTGGCCCGCGCCGATGACTTCCTTGCCGACGATGTCCACCGTGCCTTGCAGCAGAGCGGCCACCGCGCCGGCTGGGTTCGCGTCGAAGATTTGGATGACGATCTCTTCCGCCTTCGGTGCACCCAGGTAGAAATCGGGGAAGGCCTTGAGCGTGATCTTCGAGCCTTTCTCCCAGCTCTCCAACTTGAACGGCCCGGTGCCGAGCGGCTTTTCGGTCAGCTCCGGCAAGTTCTTGAAGTCCTTCGGCGGAACCTCGGCTAGGGTCTTGCCCTTGTACTCGCCTTCGGTCTCCACCACGCGGTGCGACGGATAGTAACCGTAGGGCGGCAGATAGTATGTCGGGTTCAGGTAACCAGGCACGTAGGTCACCGTGTAGCCCAGGCCATCTGCCAGCACCTCATGCTTGGCCGTGCGGTCGCAGGTGAAGTAGGAGGTGTTGCCCGACTCGCGATCGCAAGCGACCTTGTAACCCAGCTCGAAGTCGGCGTTCTTCAGGTCTTCGCCGTCTTGCCACTTGCGCGGCTTGAACTTGAAGGTCACGGTCAGTTGCGGCACCTTGACGCCGGCCACCAAGTCTACTTCCTCGCCAGCAGCATTCTTAACTTTAAGCGCCAACTCTTTGCCTTCGGCGTCGGTCAGTTTGCCGTCCTTGAAGGTGCCGACGTCGCCGTTGGCGTTGACCAGCACATCGCCGTCCTTGATCTCGACTTCGGTGAGCGTCGCGCCGCCGTTCTCGATGCGCGGGAAGTCCTCGCCTTCCAAGCCGACGTTCTGGAAGCCGTAGCTATATTGCGTGGCATCCACGCCGTAGATCAACTGACCGACGATCACCGCCACGGCCGCGCGCTCTTGCAACAAGAACAGCGACTGCGGCTCCTGACCGAGCGCCGCGACGATGGTCTTCCGATCAGGTAGCTCAAAGTCCTGCGAATTCGCCGACCAGTATTCAGTCGGGTCCGGGCGCAGGCCTTTCAGGTCTTTGTTGTAGGCCGTCGCCTCCAAGCGCTGGAAGAGCGGCAGGGACACCATGTCCTTGCTGAACTCTTCCTGCACAATCACGTAATTCTTCTTGCGCTCTTCGAGGTTGAGCGTGTTGTTGGCCTGCTTGATGGCGTTGCTGGCGCGTTCGTTGCACCAGCCCATGTAGTTCTGGCCGTTCCAGTTGTTGGCCGGCGTGGGGATCTGGTCGCAGGCATACAAGCTAGGGCCGGGCGGTTCGGTCTCGCCAACCCAGGCGAAAGCACCGATGTCGAAGTCGCGCCGGCGCAGGCCGGAGTTGCCGCCGAACCAGATCGAGCCGGGGATGTACGACGGCAGGAGCTGGATGCCGCATTGTTGCAACTGGCTCACCCACACCGCGCCCCAGGTCTGGCGGAACGGCGCGTTGGTGGTGGTGAAGCGAATCGCCAGCGGCTCGC is a genomic window containing:
- a CDS encoding ABC transporter permease, whose amino-acid sequence is MATASARVETAAAAPVTLAKPEGQWTIVLRRFRRHRLAIVSLTFVFIVFIASLLTPLVAPFPRDAVNPVMRFSPPFSADTRDNKLHLLGTDHIGRDTFTRLLYAARITLSVAFIVATLSTLIGMAVGALAGYYRGAIDGLLMRLLEFMSAIPTFPILLILASVLNQDPKLLPFPDLLVNLVSGIMLIDPQKESRSVLVVIFVITLFGWTGAARLMRGMVLSVRERDFIESARSLGASNLWIIARHVVPNAFPPLIVAYTLALADGLTAEVALSFLGLGITDPTPTWGNMLNFATQFMLTHPWAPLIPGIPVVLCSLAFNFIGDGLRDALDPRLKM
- a CDS encoding ABC transporter permease, which produces MAFIIAFASFILLSIAPGGPLQEIAARQSTTQRNDLDLIERTMKRYDLDIFLIPRFLRWLTGHPRGPIEIGGQQFFADLQVGCLKEGRARLVYPDGRVVEVNCAKPVFLRDLADRPVSNGVLQLDFGKSTQILREQPVMRLFESRIVNTLLLMGFSTFLSIMIAIPIGILSAVKQYSRFDYAVTTLAFIGSGMPTLFMGILGILIFAVLFKEAGLPYLPAGTAESPRDTVLPLFGTIKAGSFLDRLWHLVLPVMILTIFNLAQWSRFIRSSMLEVLRQDYVRTARAKGLIERVVIVKHAMRNALIPFVTLLAGVLPALFGGAIITESVFNYPGMGRLFIAALTAGDYNVAIGFILISTFLVLIGYLISDVLYTIVDPRIRLS
- a CDS encoding peptide ABC transporter substrate-binding protein, whose translation is MRNRKPYVVLASAAAAGLILSACAPQGAAPVVQTVEVKVTEVVEVVKEKEVEKIVEVTATPVPEWTRPHPILSDVRVRQAIAHCTNPVELIGSVYGFLPEEQRAKQIMDTFIPKDSPWYAKNIDPNANVVVYEFNTEKAGQLLDEAGWKLPEGGRIRVNDKGEPLAIRFTTTNAPFRQTWGAVWVSQLQQCGIQLLPSYIPGSIWFGGNSGLRRRDFDIGAFAWVGETEPPGPSLYACDQIPTPANNWNGQNYMGWCNERASNAIKQANNTLNLEERKKNYVIVQEEFSKDMVSLPLFQRLEATAYNKDLKGLRPDPTEYWSANSQDFELPDRKTIVAALGQEPQSLFLLQERAAVAVIVGQLIYGVDATQYSYGFQNVGLEGEDFPRIENGGATLTEVEIKDGDVLVNANGDVGTFKDGKLTDAEGKELALKVKNAAGEEVDLVAGVKVPQLTVTFKFKPRKWQDGEDLKNADFELGYKVACDRESGNTSYFTCDRTAKHEVLADGLGYTVTYVPGYLNPTYYLPPYGYYPSHRVVETEGEYKGKTLAEVPPKDFKNLPELTEKPLGTGPFKLESWEKGSKITLKAFPDFYLGAPKAEEIVIQIFDANPAGAVAALLQGTVDIVGKEVIGAGQELETVIKEAQAGKINAEPIASPTWEHADMNLNTR